In the genome of Labeo rohita strain BAU-BD-2019 chromosome 24, IGBB_LRoh.1.0, whole genome shotgun sequence, one region contains:
- the LOC127156077 gene encoding polycomb complex protein BMI-1-A isoform X1, translating to MTMHRTTRIKITELNPHLMCVLCGGYFIDATTIIECLHSFCKMCIVRYLETSKYCPICDVQVHKTKPLLNIRSDKTLQDIVYKLVPGLFKNEMKRRRDFYAEHPSVDAANGSNEDRGEVADEDKRIITDDEIISLSIEFFDQRAQQQGTEEKQKEEVNNKRYLQCPAAMTVMHLRKFLRSKMDIPPTFQIEVMYEDEPLKDYYTLMDIAYIYTWRRNGPLPLKYRVRPSCKKMKITHPQDGVNNTNRSESDSASDKASSPAGVPSTSSPLPSPSTLVQPSQPHFTQISNPINGTTMSSPNRQFTFGNKVRKTALNGSSTSSG from the exons ATGACGATGCATCGTACAACAAGAATCAAGATTACGGAGCTCAATCCCCATTTGATGTGTGTCTTGTGTGGTGGATATTTCATAGATGCAACAACAATCATAGAATGCTTGCACTCAT TTTGTAAGATGTGCATTGTCCGGTACCTGGAAACCAGCAAATACTGTCCCATATGTGATGTGCAGGTCCACAAAACGAAGCCACTTCTCAATATTCG GTCTGACAAAACTCTACAGGACATTGTATACAAGTTGGTTCCTGGTCTTTTCAAAA ATGAAATGAAGCGTAGGAGAGATTTTTATGCTGAACACCCCTCTGTTGATG ctgcaAATGGATCAAATGAGGATCGAGGAGAAGTTGCTGACGAAGACAAGCGAATCATCACAGATGATGAAATTATCAGTCTGTCAATTGAGTTTTTTGATCAAAG GGCCCAACAGCAAGGCACAGAAGAGAAGCAAAAAGAAGAG GTTAATAATAAAAGATACTTACAGTGCCCTGCTGCCATGACTGTGATGCATTTGAGGAAATTTCTGAGAAGCAAAATGGATATACCTCCTACTTTTCAG ATTGAAGTTATGTATGAGGATGAACCTTTGAAGGATTACTACACATTAATGGACATTGCCTACATCTACACTTGGAGAAGA AATGGACCACTGCCTCTGAAATACCGCGTGCGGCCCAGCTGTAAAAAAATGAAGATTACCCATCCACAAGATGGCGTGAACAATACAAACCGCTCTGAAAGCGACTCAGCCAGCGATAAGGCCAGCAGTCCCGCTGGAGTTCCATCCACCTCCTCACCACTGCCGAGTCCAAGCACACTGGTTCAGCCTTCACAACCTCATTTCACCCAAATTTCCAATCCTATTAACGGCACGACGATGTCAAGCCCAAATCGACAGTTCACCTTTGGCAACAAAGTGCGAAAGACAGCGCTGAACGGATCTTCCACATCGTCGGGATGA
- the LOC127156077 gene encoding polycomb complex protein BMI-1-A isoform X2, translating to MELSESVMKGLQTLADPNVFDLKSFTIFTEVAFDSLVSPRGESVLGHSELKHIDQTTLKHCHTATTTFILEGVKQNADKSTISSCLEDVRFQNERVDTFYNSFQKNKRKLESLLSRGLALHRKLILIAPWSNFRLFHPMTMHRTTRIKITELNPHLMCVLCGGYFIDATTIIECLHSFCKMCIVRYLETSKYCPICDVQVHKTKPLLNIRSDKTLQDIVYKLVPGLFKNEMKRRRDFYAEHPSVDAANGSNEDRGEVADEDKRIITDDEIISLSIEFFDQRAQQQGTEEKQKEEVNNKRYLQCPAAMTVMHLRKFLRSKMDIPPTFQIEVMYEDEPLKDYYTLMDIAYIYTWRRNGPLPLKYRVRPSCKKMKITHPQDGVNNTNRSESDSASDKASSPAGVPSTSSPLPSPSTLVQPSQPHFTQISNPINGTTMSSPNRQFTFGNKVRKTALNGSSTSSG from the exons ATGGAGTTGTCGGAATCAGTGATGAAAGGGCTTCAAACACTGGCTGATCCAAATGTGTTCGACCTGAAATCATTTACGATCTTCACGGAGGTTGCATTCGACAGTCTGGTCTCCCCTCGAGGCGAAAGCGTTCTAG GTCACTCAGAATTGAAGCACATCGACCAGACTACCTTGAAACACTGTCATACCGCGACAACGACCTTCATTCTCGAAGGAGTTAAGCAAAATGCTGATAAATCAACTATTAG CTCCTGTCTTGAAGACGTCAGATTCCAGAATGAAAGAGTGGACACATTTTATAATTCATTCCAG aaaaacaaaagaaagttGGAATCTTTGTTGTCAAG AGGGCTGGCGCTTCATcggaaattaattttaattgcacCATGGAGCAACTTCAGG CTTTTCCATCCCATGACGATGCATCGTACAACAAGAATCAAGATTACGGAGCTCAATCCCCATTTGATGTGTGTCTTGTGTGGTGGATATTTCATAGATGCAACAACAATCATAGAATGCTTGCACTCAT TTTGTAAGATGTGCATTGTCCGGTACCTGGAAACCAGCAAATACTGTCCCATATGTGATGTGCAGGTCCACAAAACGAAGCCACTTCTCAATATTCG GTCTGACAAAACTCTACAGGACATTGTATACAAGTTGGTTCCTGGTCTTTTCAAAA ATGAAATGAAGCGTAGGAGAGATTTTTATGCTGAACACCCCTCTGTTGATG ctgcaAATGGATCAAATGAGGATCGAGGAGAAGTTGCTGACGAAGACAAGCGAATCATCACAGATGATGAAATTATCAGTCTGTCAATTGAGTTTTTTGATCAAAG GGCCCAACAGCAAGGCACAGAAGAGAAGCAAAAAGAAGAG GTTAATAATAAAAGATACTTACAGTGCCCTGCTGCCATGACTGTGATGCATTTGAGGAAATTTCTGAGAAGCAAAATGGATATACCTCCTACTTTTCAG ATTGAAGTTATGTATGAGGATGAACCTTTGAAGGATTACTACACATTAATGGACATTGCCTACATCTACACTTGGAGAAGA AATGGACCACTGCCTCTGAAATACCGCGTGCGGCCCAGCTGTAAAAAAATGAAGATTACCCATCCACAAGATGGCGTGAACAATACAAACCGCTCTGAAAGCGACTCAGCCAGCGATAAGGCCAGCAGTCCCGCTGGAGTTCCATCCACCTCCTCACCACTGCCGAGTCCAAGCACACTGGTTCAGCCTTCACAACCTCATTTCACCCAAATTTCCAATCCTATTAACGGCACGACGATGTCAAGCCCAAATCGACAGTTCACCTTTGGCAACAAAGTGCGAAAGACAGCGCTGAACGGATCTTCCACATCGTCGGGATGA